In Aspergillus chevalieri M1 DNA, chromosome 7, nearly complete sequence, the sequence TTTCCGCTAACCAGCCTCTCCCCAAGATGAAAGGGCCCAATGCCAAGGTACGTGTGTCGCCATACCTGTCCTCGTGCACCCGCTAACACCccgaagaagcgcaagacGTCCCACGACCAGAACAATGGCCGGAATGACAACCAAGACGACATCTTCACCTCGAAGCCCACGGCCGTTTTCACCCCAAAGGGAGGCCGGTCGCATACCCTGAGCATTGCGATTCCGGGAAGTATCGTGGCCAAGTATGCCTCCCCCGAGACCCGAGTCAACAATGGCCTTAGCTGACAATGTACCTTGTTTGCGACAGTTGTCATTCCGTCGAACAGAAATCATTCCTTGCCGGAAGTATTGCACGAGCTCTCGCCGTTTTTTGCGTGGATGAAGTGATTATTTTCGACGACGATGAGAAGAGCAATAACACCAAAAAGAACTATAACGACTCAAACGACGCCAACGACTCCCCTATGACCGAAACAAAGCATCAAATCAGCAGGGATGGCTCCCAACCGGGCTATTTTACAGCCTACTCCGACCCCTCGCACTACCTCGCACATCTCTTGTCGTACCTCGAAACCCCGCCGTATCTGCGGAAACACCTCTTCCCCATGCACCCCAATCTGCGAACCGCCGGTTTGCTGCCTAGTTTGGATATGCCGCATCATCTGCGCGCGAATGAATGGTGTGATTACCGCGATGGGGTTGCTATCTCTGAAACAGTCGTGGATACCGGGTTACCGCAAAAAGTGAACGTTACAAATGAGCAGTATTTCGATAATGCGCGCGTTACTGTGCGGTTTTCGTCCCAGGATGAACCCGATAACGCAGAAGCTGTTGACTCCTCCGCGCCTCGTACGGAAGCTGGGTATTACTGGGGTTACTCCGTGCGCCGCTGTGGGCGTCTCTCGTCTGTCTTTGAAGAATGTCCGTTCGATGGCGGATATGATCTCTCCTTCGGTACCTCAGAGCGCGGCGCGCCTCTCACCGAGGTCCTGAAGCAGGATGAAGGcgatggtggtggaggtgatCCAGGCTACAAACATCTCCTTATCATCTTTGGCGGTGTCGCGGGTCTCGAGACCGCCGTCCGGAACGATCACCAACTGCGCGAAATGGGTATTCGTCCGACTGAGGCGGAGAAATTGTTTGATCACTGGGTTAATATTCTCCCCGGACAAGGGAGCAGAACTATCCGTACCGAGGAAGCTGTCTGGCTGGGCCTGACGGGGTTACGGGGATTGGTTGAGGGGACGCACCGGTTGAGAGGCTCGTCctaagaaggaagaaaagttCATACCCTTGTTACCATATCGAGTGTTTAATTGCATACTGGATTTATATACACATCTATTCTGTAGGTGTTTCCTGGCGCATGGTATCTTCGTCTTatggggaagaaaaaaaaaagacaatgCATTCACAAATCGAGTTCATATAAAACGTGGATAAGGatggagaaaagagagaagtaAATTCAGGGTGAAGAGAAGGCAATGGAGCCAACTACTCTGGGAAAAAATGGCATTGCAGCCTTGGTATTCAACATATTACCTCTGTACATTCACATCCCCCTAAGAAATCACCGGATGGTATAACCACCATCAATCTTAATATCCGCGCCATTAATCATAGCGCTCGAATCCTATTCACCATTAGACTCAGCCAACTCAAAACCCCTAAACCGCCTTTCTTTCATCACTCACCTGACACAAGAAAAGCACAGAATCCGCAACCTCCTCCGGCATCGCAAACTTGCCCGTCGGAATAGCCTGCAACATAGCCTCTTTCACAGAAGCGTCTCCCCAAGCCTTCTGCGCCAGCTCCGTCCACGCAACGGTAGGCGATACCGTGTTCGAAGCAATACCGCGACCTCCCCACTCGGATGCCATAGAGCGGGTCAAGCCCAGGAGGGCTGCTTTGGAAGCGCAGTATGCGCTTTGCTTCGGCAG encodes:
- a CDS encoding RNA methyltransferase (COG:L;~EggNog:ENOG410PGU9;~InterPro:IPR029028,IPR012340,IPR029026,IPR003750;~PFAM:PF02598); protein product: MKGPNAKKRKTSHDQNNGRNDNQDDIFTSKPTAVFTPKGGRSHTLSIAIPGSIVANCHSVEQKSFLAGSIARALAVFCVDEVIIFDDDEKSNNTKKNYNDSNDANDSPMTETKHQISRDGSQPGYFTAYSDPSHYLAHLLSYLETPPYLRKHLFPMHPNLRTAGLLPSLDMPHHLRANEWCDYRDGVAISETVVDTGLPQKVNVTNEQYFDNARVTVRFSSQDEPDNAEAVDSSAPRTEAGYYWGYSVRRCGRLSSVFEECPFDGGYDLSFGTSERGAPLTEVLKQDEGDGGGGDPGYKHLLIIFGGVAGLETAVRNDHQLREMGIRPTEAEKLFDHWVNILPGQGSRTIRTEEAVWLGLTGLRGLVEGTHRLRGSS